The following proteins are encoded in a genomic region of Enterocloster clostridioformis:
- the greA gene encoding transcription elongation factor GreA, producing the protein MYDNLTASDIKKMQEEIEYRKLVVRKEALEAVKEARAHGDLSENFEYKAAKQDKNRNESRIRYLEKMIKTARIISDNSREGEVGLGDTVEVYIPDDDETERYKLVTTVRGNSLQGLISIDSPLGKAIRGRKAGDKVYVKVDDRFGYDVEIRSIDKTTEEDEDKLRSY; encoded by the coding sequence ATGTATGATAATCTGACAGCCAGTGATATAAAGAAAATGCAGGAAGAAATAGAATACCGTAAATTAGTGGTCCGCAAGGAAGCTCTGGAGGCGGTGAAGGAAGCCAGGGCCCATGGGGATTTAAGTGAGAATTTTGAATATAAGGCAGCCAAGCAGGATAAGAACAGGAATGAGAGCAGGATTCGTTATCTGGAGAAAATGATAAAAACCGCCAGAATTATATCTGATAACTCCAGGGAGGGGGAAGTTGGCCTGGGAGATACGGTAGAGGTCTATATTCCCGATGATGATGAGACGGAACGGTATAAACTTGTAACCACTGTCAGAGGTAATTCACTTCAGGGATTAATCAGTATTGACTCGCCTCTGGGAAAGGCCATAAGGGGCCGCAAGGCAGGGGATAAGGTCTATGTAAAGGTGGATGACCGTTTTGGATATGATGTGGAGATTCGATCCATTGATAAGACCACGGAAGAGGATGAAGATAAGCTGCGCAGTTATTAA
- a CDS encoding superoxide dismutase family protein, with protein sequence MTNQSVTPADIFADLLRFRAPAAIAWVRGGSAAPNLSGLVKFYQTPYGGVLVEAEIFNLPNKQAPGSTDFYAMHIHQNGDCSDDFAKTGDHYNPSGKPHPDHAGDLLPLLGNEGYAWLSFYDKRFSTDDIIGRSVVIHSHADDFTSQPAGNSGTKIGCGVIEKADYLKV encoded by the coding sequence ATGACCAACCAATCCGTCACTCCTGCTGACATCTTTGCCGATTTGCTGCGCTTTCGGGCCCCTGCCGCCATTGCCTGGGTCAGAGGCGGAAGTGCCGCGCCCAACCTAAGCGGCCTGGTAAAATTCTACCAGACTCCTTACGGTGGCGTACTGGTGGAAGCCGAAATCTTCAATCTGCCAAACAAACAGGCACCCGGCTCCACAGACTTTTATGCTATGCACATCCACCAGAACGGTGACTGTTCTGATGACTTCGCCAAAACAGGGGACCACTACAATCCATCCGGCAAGCCTCATCCGGACCATGCAGGCGACCTGCTTCCCCTTCTTGGAAACGAAGGTTATGCCTGGCTTTCCTTCTATGACAAGCGCTTCTCCACAGACGACATTATCGGCAGATCTGTAGTCATTCACAGCCATGCCGACGACTTTACATCCCAACCCGCCGGAAACTCCGGAACAAAAATCGGATGCGGTGTCATTGAAAAAGCGGATTATCTAAAAGTATAG
- a CDS encoding tRNA-dihydrouridine synthase family protein, translating to MKMKYYMAPMEGLTGYIYRNAYHACYHPMDKYFTPFLSPKANSSLSFRELNDILPEHNQGMYVVPQILTNQAEDFIRTAKELQEYGYSEINLNLGCPSGTVVSKYKGAGFLGLPDSLDRFLDEVCGKMEGMGMELSVKTRLGLVSPDEFTGLLEIYNRYPLKELILHPRVRTDYYKNTPNMPAFGSGFDGSRAPVCYNGDIFTVSGYETLCGDYPELDRVMLGRGIISNPGLLDRIAAGADSGGAGTGKETLRQFHQMIYEGYRTIMSGDRNVLFKMKELWTCMIQIFSDNGKYIKRIKKSQRLEEYEAAAAAVFRDLDIMEGAGFRTY from the coding sequence ATGAAAATGAAATATTACATGGCGCCCATGGAGGGCCTCACCGGCTATATATACCGCAACGCGTACCACGCCTGCTATCATCCCATGGACAAGTACTTCACTCCCTTCCTGTCCCCAAAGGCCAACAGCAGTCTAAGCTTCCGGGAGTTAAACGACATTCTGCCAGAACACAACCAGGGCATGTACGTAGTCCCTCAGATACTCACAAACCAGGCAGAGGATTTTATACGAACGGCAAAGGAATTACAGGAATACGGATATTCTGAGATAAACCTGAATCTGGGCTGCCCATCCGGTACCGTGGTGTCCAAGTATAAAGGAGCCGGTTTCCTGGGGCTGCCGGACAGCCTGGACCGGTTTCTGGACGAGGTATGCGGGAAGATGGAAGGGATGGGTATGGAACTGTCTGTTAAAACGAGGCTGGGGTTGGTATCGCCGGATGAATTCACGGGCCTTTTAGAAATCTACAACCGCTATCCGCTGAAGGAATTAATTCTCCATCCCAGAGTCCGCACGGATTACTATAAAAACACCCCGAACATGCCGGCATTTGGCAGCGGGTTTGACGGCAGCCGGGCTCCGGTGTGTTATAATGGGGATATATTTACTGTATCTGGCTACGAGACATTATGCGGAGATTATCCGGAATTGGATAGAGTCATGCTGGGTCGTGGAATCATATCCAATCCCGGACTGCTGGACAGAATTGCGGCAGGGGCAGATTCCGGTGGGGCGGGAACCGGCAAAGAAACCTTAAGGCAATTCCACCAGATGATATACGAAGGCTACCGGACAATCATGTCCGGGGACAGAAATGTCCTGTTTAAGATGAAGGAGCTGTGGACCTGTATGATTCAGATTTTTTCCGACAATGGGAAATACATTAAGAGAATAAAGAAATCACAGAGATTGGAAGAATACGAGGCAGCGGCGGCAGCTGTGTTCCGGGATCTGGATATTATGGAAGGTGCCGGATTCCGCACGTATTAA